A single region of the Rhizobium grahamii genome encodes:
- a CDS encoding DUF2160 domain-containing protein → MNFSWMAWTLPTALFFLTILVLLIGMSVWEYLAPGGSPRVGVLRFETTRGDRLFISLLGAAFIHLAWLSLVGPNLWWALGLAVVYAIGVFRYV, encoded by the coding sequence ATGAACTTTTCCTGGATGGCGTGGACGCTGCCGACTGCCTTGTTCTTCCTGACGATCCTCGTGCTTCTGATCGGCATGAGCGTCTGGGAGTATCTGGCGCCGGGCGGCTCGCCGCGGGTGGGAGTCCTGCGGTTCGAGACGACACGGGGAGACCGTCTCTTCATATCGCTGCTGGGAGCAGCGTTCATTCATCTCGCATGGTTGAGCCTCGTCGGGCCCAACCTGTGGTGGGCTCTCGGGCTTGCCGTAGTCTACGCCATCGGCGTGTTCCGCTACGTCTAG
- a CDS encoding ABC transporter substrate-binding protein, translating into MRRHLLATTAGILLAMAGSAYAGMDEAKSFLDKEVGELSSLSRADQEKEMQWFIDAAKPFAGMDIKVVSETLTTHEYESKVLAPAFTAITGIKITHDLIGEGDVVEKLQTQMQSGENIYDAYVNDSDLIGTHWRYQQARSLTDWMEKEGKDVTNPGLDINDFIGTKFTTAPDKKLYQLPDQQFANLYWFRYDWFNDEKNKADFKAKYGYDLGVPVNWSAYEDIAEFFTGREVNGKKVFGHMDYGKKDPSLGWRFTDAWLSMAGNGDKGLPNGLPVDEWGIKVDENSRPVGSCVARGGDTNGPAAVYSIQKYLDWLKAYAPPAAQGMNFSESGPVPAQGEVAQQIFWYTAFTADAVKPGLPVVNEDGTPKWRMAPSPHGVYWKDGMKLGYQDVGSWTLMKSTPDDRAKAAWLYAQFVTSKTVDVKKSHVGLTFIRESTIRDKSFTERAPKLGGLVEFYRSPARVQWSPTGTNVPDYPKLAQLWWQAVGDASSGAKTAQEAMDSLCAEQEKVLQRLERAKVQGDIGPKLAEEHDLEYWNKDAVAKGNLAPQLKIENEKEKPVTVNYDELVKSWQSN; encoded by the coding sequence ATGCGACGGCATCTACTAGCGACAACAGCAGGCATCTTGCTGGCCATGGCGGGCTCCGCCTACGCCGGCATGGACGAAGCGAAATCATTCCTGGACAAGGAAGTGGGCGAGCTGTCTTCGCTTTCCCGCGCCGACCAGGAAAAGGAAATGCAGTGGTTCATCGATGCGGCGAAGCCTTTCGCCGGCATGGATATCAAGGTCGTCTCCGAAACGCTGACCACGCACGAGTATGAATCGAAGGTGCTGGCTCCGGCCTTCACCGCCATCACCGGCATCAAGATCACGCATGACCTGATCGGCGAAGGCGACGTCGTCGAGAAGCTGCAGACGCAGATGCAGTCCGGCGAGAACATCTACGACGCCTATGTCAACGACTCGGACCTGATCGGTACCCATTGGCGCTACCAGCAGGCCCGCTCGCTGACCGACTGGATGGAGAAGGAAGGCAAGGACGTCACCAATCCTGGCCTCGACATCAACGACTTCATCGGCACCAAGTTCACGACCGCGCCGGACAAGAAGCTCTACCAGCTTCCCGACCAGCAGTTCGCCAATCTCTACTGGTTCCGCTACGACTGGTTCAACGACGAGAAGAACAAGGCCGATTTCAAGGCGAAGTACGGCTACGATCTCGGCGTCCCGGTCAACTGGTCGGCCTATGAGGACATCGCCGAATTCTTCACCGGCCGTGAAGTGAACGGCAAGAAGGTCTTCGGCCACATGGATTACGGCAAGAAGGACCCGTCGCTCGGATGGCGCTTCACCGATGCCTGGCTTTCGATGGCCGGCAACGGCGACAAGGGTCTGCCGAACGGTCTGCCTGTCGATGAATGGGGTATCAAGGTCGACGAGAACTCGCGTCCGGTCGGTTCGTGCGTGGCGCGCGGCGGCGATACCAATGGTCCGGCTGCCGTCTATTCGATCCAGAAGTATCTGGATTGGTTGAAAGCCTATGCACCGCCGGCAGCGCAGGGCATGAACTTCTCCGAATCCGGCCCGGTGCCGGCGCAGGGTGAAGTGGCGCAGCAGATCTTCTGGTACACGGCGTTCACCGCCGATGCCGTCAAGCCGGGGCTGCCTGTCGTCAACGAGGACGGCACGCCGAAATGGCGCATGGCGCCCAGCCCGCATGGCGTCTACTGGAAAGACGGCATGAAGCTCGGCTATCAGGACGTCGGTTCCTGGACGCTCATGAAGTCGACGCCCGACGACCGCGCCAAGGCCGCTTGGCTTTACGCGCAGTTCGTGACCTCGAAGACGGTCGATGTGAAGAAGAGCCATGTTGGCCTGACCTTCATCCGTGAGTCCACCATTCGCGACAAGAGCTTCACGGAGCGCGCCCCGAAGCTCGGCGGTCTGGTCGAGTTCTACCGCTCGCCGGCCCGCGTCCAGTGGTCTCCAACAGGCACCAACGTTCCCGACTATCCGAAGCTGGCACAGCTCTGGTGGCAGGCCGTGGGCGATGCGTCCTCCGGCGCCAAGACCGCCCAGGAAGCCATGGATTCGCTTTGCGCCGAGCAGGAAAAGGTCCTGCAGCGCCTGGAGCGCGCCAAGGTCCAGGGCGATATCGGTCCGAAGCTCGCCGAGGAACATGATCTCGAATACTGGAACAAGGACGCGGTCGCCAAGGGCAACCTCGCTCCCCAGCTGAAGATCGAGAACGAGAAGGAAAAGCCGGTCACCGTCAACTATGACGAACTGGTCAAGAGCTGGCAGTCCAACTAA
- a CDS encoding cupin domain-containing protein — protein sequence MLKTLSVVLVASLIAMPALAADKPHNAKITVVFDHALPNVPGKSLRGVLVEYGPGGSNPSHTHAKSAFIYATVIEGKIKSQVNDGEPKVYNTGENWIEAPGDHHKISANASDTEDAEILAVFVVDTAETELTTPDK from the coding sequence ATGCTTAAAACACTCTCGGTCGTACTCGTCGCTTCGTTGATAGCAATGCCTGCTCTTGCTGCTGATAAACCGCATAACGCCAAAATTACCGTGGTTTTCGACCATGCATTGCCGAACGTCCCCGGTAAAAGCCTTCGTGGTGTCCTCGTTGAATACGGCCCAGGCGGCTCAAACCCCTCGCATACTCATGCGAAGAGCGCGTTTATTTATGCGACCGTGATTGAGGGGAAAATCAAAAGCCAGGTGAACGACGGCGAGCCCAAGGTCTACAATACCGGCGAAAATTGGATCGAGGCACCCGGCGATCATCACAAGATCAGCGCCAATGCCAGTGATACCGAGGACGCCGAAATCCTGGCGGTTTTCGTCGTCGATACCGCAGAGACCGAACTGACGACCCCGGACAAATAG
- a CDS encoding MBL fold metallo-hydrolase, with amino-acid sequence MSQAPTENHPSAVKQLKVPADTTFHPGKKGAEELVPSRYALKIGDIDVMVVSDGVLPLPTEMMGHNADATVRANWMADMFLPPDAFDWPLNAVVVKSGDKTILVDAGLGLDPNLNLPRAGQLIQRLQAADIDLGSVTDIVLTHMHMDHVGGLVVGGIKERLRPDLRIHVAQAEVDFWENPDFTRTRMPDGFPDALRATAKRFLADYRNNLRTFKDEQEIAPGVIARRTGGHTPGHCIVRLASGNEALTFAGDAIFAVGFDQPEWFNGFEHDPEEAARVRINLLRKLAGTGELLVATHLPFPSLGRVAVAGDAFRWVPVFWDY; translated from the coding sequence ATGTCGCAAGCACCAACCGAAAACCATCCGTCGGCTGTCAAGCAGCTTAAAGTCCCGGCGGACACCACTTTTCATCCGGGCAAGAAGGGAGCCGAGGAGCTGGTGCCTTCGCGCTATGCTCTGAAGATCGGCGATATCGACGTCATGGTTGTCAGCGATGGCGTCCTGCCTCTGCCGACAGAAATGATGGGGCACAATGCGGACGCTACCGTTCGGGCGAACTGGATGGCGGATATGTTCCTGCCGCCGGATGCGTTCGACTGGCCGCTAAACGCGGTTGTCGTTAAGAGCGGTGACAAGACAATCCTCGTCGACGCGGGCCTCGGCCTCGATCCGAACCTCAACCTTCCTCGCGCCGGCCAATTGATCCAGCGCCTGCAAGCCGCGGACATCGATCTCGGTTCGGTTACTGACATCGTCCTCACCCACATGCACATGGACCACGTTGGCGGCCTCGTCGTCGGCGGCATCAAGGAACGCCTCCGCCCCGATCTGCGCATCCACGTTGCTCAGGCAGAAGTCGATTTCTGGGAGAACCCCGACTTCACAAGGACGCGTATGCCGGACGGCTTCCCGGACGCCTTGCGCGCAACTGCAAAGCGCTTCCTCGCGGACTACAGGAATAACCTTCGGACCTTCAAGGACGAGCAGGAAATCGCACCTGGCGTCATCGCCCGCCGCACCGGCGGCCATACCCCAGGTCACTGCATCGTTCGCCTGGCTTCGGGCAACGAGGCACTGACGTTCGCCGGCGATGCAATCTTCGCGGTCGGGTTCGACCAGCCGGAATGGTTCAACGGTTTCGAACACGACCCCGAGGAGGCCGCCCGTGTCCGCATCAATCTCCTGCGTAAACTCGCCGGAACCGGTGAGCTTCTCGTCGCCACCCATTTGCCATTCCCATCGCTCGGCCGCGTCGCCGTCGCCGGCGACGCATTCCGGTGGGTCCCGGTCTTCTGGGATTACTGA
- a CDS encoding carboxymuconolactone decarboxylase family protein, with protein sequence MTQRINYAQLSPELFKGLMGFSTEVKNGSIEQSIIDLVDIRASQINGCAFCLDMHSKEAKIHGERELRLYHLAAWRESTLFSPRERAALAWTEAVTKLPEGGIPDELYERVRGQLSEKEISDLTFQIMVINSWNRASVAFRAVPGSADKAFGLDKAGLA encoded by the coding sequence ATGACACAGCGGATCAACTACGCGCAGCTCTCGCCCGAGCTTTTCAAGGGACTCATGGGCTTCAGCACAGAAGTGAAGAACGGCTCCATCGAGCAATCCATCATCGATCTAGTCGACATTCGTGCCTCCCAGATCAACGGATGCGCATTCTGCCTCGACATGCACTCGAAGGAAGCCAAGATCCACGGCGAGCGCGAACTGCGGCTCTACCACCTTGCGGCGTGGCGCGAGTCCACGCTCTTCAGCCCGCGCGAGCGTGCCGCGCTTGCATGGACGGAAGCGGTCACCAAGCTGCCCGAAGGCGGCATTCCCGACGAACTCTACGAACGGGTCCGCGGTCAGCTTTCCGAGAAGGAAATCTCCGACCTGACCTTCCAGATCATGGTCATCAACAGCTGGAACCGCGCGAGCGTTGCGTTCCGCGCAGTTCCTGGCTCTGCTGACAAGGCGTTTGGCCTCGACAAGGCAGGCCTCGCATAA
- the hmpA gene encoding NO-inducible flavohemoprotein, translating to MPKPLSPRTIELVKLSVPALAAHGSDITRRMYSILFQDDHIRELFNHANQGEGGSQVKALAGAILAYAQNIENLGALVPVVERIAHKHIGYHILPEHYPFVAKALLSAIADVLGEAATPELLDAWGEAYWFLADILKERELEIRTQLEAQTGGWSGWRAFRIEAKIRESSVVTSFILRPEDGRPVVRQKPGQYLTVRLPIAPGETVKRNYSISSAPNNETYRISVKRETNGQGASKYLHDQMDVGAVLEVTPPAGDFYLPEEPPRPVVLLSGGVGLTPMVSILEAISSEYPELETHFVHGALNSQTHAMDRHVRKLASNHGRATVKTFYSEPTAEDAEGLSHDHDGFVTVSWLKENTPFDAADFYICGPKGFLSALVWGLVKEGIRPDRIHYEFFGPTTELIAA from the coding sequence ATGCCCAAGCCCCTGTCACCACGGACAATTGAGCTCGTCAAACTTAGCGTCCCCGCCCTTGCTGCTCACGGTTCTGACATCACCCGCCGCATGTATTCGATCCTGTTCCAGGACGATCACATCCGCGAACTATTCAATCACGCAAATCAAGGAGAAGGCGGCTCCCAGGTCAAAGCGTTGGCGGGTGCCATTTTGGCTTATGCGCAGAACATCGAAAACCTCGGAGCCCTGGTCCCGGTGGTCGAGCGGATAGCCCACAAACATATCGGCTATCACATACTTCCCGAGCATTATCCGTTCGTCGCCAAGGCACTCCTGTCGGCTATCGCGGACGTATTGGGCGAAGCAGCTACGCCCGAACTCCTCGATGCCTGGGGAGAGGCGTACTGGTTTCTGGCGGATATCCTGAAAGAGAGAGAGCTGGAAATCCGAACCCAGCTCGAAGCCCAAACTGGTGGATGGAGCGGTTGGCGTGCGTTCAGGATCGAGGCAAAGATCAGGGAAAGCAGCGTGGTCACTTCATTTATCCTTCGGCCTGAGGACGGTCGGCCGGTCGTGCGGCAAAAGCCCGGACAGTACCTGACAGTCCGCCTTCCGATTGCGCCGGGAGAAACCGTCAAGCGCAACTATTCGATATCAAGCGCTCCTAACAATGAGACGTACCGGATATCGGTAAAGCGCGAGACCAACGGGCAGGGAGCGTCCAAATATCTCCACGATCAGATGGATGTTGGCGCGGTTCTCGAAGTCACCCCTCCGGCGGGCGATTTCTATTTGCCCGAGGAACCGCCGAGGCCTGTGGTGCTCCTCTCCGGCGGTGTTGGATTGACGCCGATGGTCAGCATTCTCGAGGCGATCTCATCGGAGTATCCCGAGCTTGAAACGCATTTCGTGCATGGTGCGCTCAACAGTCAAACCCACGCTATGGACCGGCACGTTCGCAAGCTGGCGAGCAATCACGGCCGCGCGACCGTGAAGACGTTCTATAGCGAGCCCACCGCGGAAGATGCGGAAGGACTGTCTCACGATCACGACGGCTTCGTTACCGTTTCATGGCTTAAGGAAAATACGCCGTTTGACGCGGCGGACTTCTACATTTGTGGCCCGAAGGGGTTCCTGTCCGCGTTGGTTTGGGGCCTTGTTAAAGAAGGCATTCGTCCGGACAGAATACACTATGAGTTCTTCGGGCCGACAACCGAGCTCATCGCGGCCTGA
- a CDS encoding DUF1971 domain-containing protein — protein MEGLDQQQIGQVVRRFYDRVRADEELGPVFSVVEDWDEHLVRLSEFWSSVALMTGQYKGNPLAMHLVHIDRFKPGMFERWLTLWKATTDELLSAADASLLQAKATRIAGRFRMAMFATSEGMSPVSHLRPYKISCEFTHQSLPAVLLRERRLDQKTWAVVRVRMGEIQYVEGDHSKTRMIEAGTATVVPPDTPHHLEIVGPVALTFEFYDQNPGSLVH, from the coding sequence ATGGAAGGTCTCGACCAGCAACAAATCGGACAGGTGGTTCGGCGGTTCTACGATCGCGTCCGCGCCGACGAAGAACTCGGGCCGGTCTTTTCGGTCGTTGAAGATTGGGATGAGCACTTGGTGCGGCTGAGCGAGTTCTGGTCATCGGTGGCGCTGATGACCGGGCAGTACAAGGGAAACCCGCTGGCAATGCACTTGGTTCATATCGATCGCTTCAAGCCAGGAATGTTTGAGCGTTGGCTCACGCTGTGGAAGGCGACAACAGATGAGTTGCTTTCGGCCGCCGATGCCTCGCTGCTGCAAGCCAAAGCTACGAGGATCGCCGGTCGGTTCCGCATGGCCATGTTTGCCACATCCGAGGGAATGTCACCGGTCTCGCATCTCCGGCCATACAAAATCTCGTGCGAGTTCACGCATCAGAGTCTGCCGGCAGTACTTCTTCGGGAGCGCCGCCTTGATCAGAAGACCTGGGCAGTCGTCCGTGTCCGTATGGGCGAAATCCAGTACGTCGAAGGCGATCACTCCAAAACGCGAATGATCGAAGCCGGAACGGCAACCGTAGTCCCTCCCGACACTCCGCATCACCTCGAGATCGTGGGTCCAGTCGCACTCACCTTCGAATTTTACGACCAAAACCCAGGCTCGCTGGTTCATTGA
- a CDS encoding RrF2 family transcriptional regulator: MRLTRYTDYAIRVLIFLGAREGELCSIRAIASAFSISQNHLMKVVQDLAAAGFVETVRGRNGGLRLSREAPDINLGALLRHTEGLTDLLDCPTCMVRSGCGMPSILSEATAAFIGVFDKYTVADLVRRRELLRSLLAA, encoded by the coding sequence ATGCGCCTCACCCGCTACACAGACTACGCGATACGCGTTTTGATTTTTCTGGGAGCTCGAGAAGGCGAGTTATGCTCGATCCGCGCTATCGCCAGCGCTTTCTCAATCTCCCAAAACCACCTGATGAAGGTCGTGCAGGACCTCGCCGCGGCCGGGTTCGTCGAGACGGTTCGGGGGCGCAACGGGGGATTAAGATTGTCGCGCGAGGCTCCGGACATCAATCTAGGCGCCCTACTCCGGCATACCGAGGGCCTCACGGATTTGCTGGACTGTCCAACCTGCATGGTCAGAAGCGGCTGCGGAATGCCCAGCATTCTGTCCGAAGCGACGGCTGCATTTATCGGAGTATTCGACAAATACACCGTGGCCGATCTTGTTCGACGCAGGGAACTGCTCCGCTCACTTCTCGCAGCGTGA